A stretch of Deltaproteobacteria bacterium DNA encodes these proteins:
- a CDS encoding citrate synthase — MAKNSLSITDNRTGKTYEVAVNDGTIRAMDLRQIKTDAEDFGLMTYDPAFLNTAACRSSITFIDGDKGILEYRGYPIEQLAEQCSFLEIAYLLFNGELPNRGQLDTFVNQVTHHTYLHENIKELINGFRYDAHPMGMLISTVAALSTFYPEAKKTRDVENRRLQMVRLVAKMPTLAAFSYRHSLGLPYVYPRNDLSFAGNFLHMMKKMAEDKYQPHPTLEKAIDILFILHADHEQNCSTSAMRAVGSSEVDPYSAVAAASAALYGPLHGGANEAVLRMLKSIGSKSNVADFIAKVKGGEGSRLMGFGHRVYKNYDPRAKLIKKLADEVFDVTGKNPLLDIALELEKVALNDEYFVKRKLYPNVDFYSGLIYEAIGIPVDMFPVMFAIPRTAGWLAQWEEMTLDDEQKIARPRQIYTGARKRDYVPMAKR, encoded by the coding sequence ATGGCCAAGAACTCCCTCTCGATCACCGACAACCGGACCGGCAAGACCTACGAGGTCGCGGTCAACGACGGCACCATCCGCGCGATGGACTTGCGTCAGATCAAGACTGACGCCGAGGACTTCGGGCTGATGACCTATGACCCGGCGTTCTTGAACACCGCCGCGTGCCGCTCGAGCATCACCTTCATCGACGGCGACAAGGGCATCCTCGAGTACCGCGGCTACCCCATCGAGCAGCTCGCGGAGCAGTGCAGCTTCCTCGAGATCGCCTACCTGCTCTTCAACGGCGAGCTGCCCAACCGCGGCCAGCTCGACACGTTCGTCAACCAGGTCACGCACCACACGTACCTGCACGAGAACATCAAGGAGCTGATCAACGGGTTCCGCTACGACGCGCACCCGATGGGCATGCTCATCAGCACCGTGGCGGCGCTCTCGACCTTCTATCCCGAGGCCAAGAAGACCCGCGACGTGGAGAACCGCCGGCTGCAGATGGTGCGGCTCGTGGCGAAGATGCCGACGCTCGCGGCGTTCTCGTACCGCCACAGCCTGGGCCTGCCGTACGTGTACCCGCGCAATGACCTCTCCTTCGCGGGGAACTTCCTCCACATGATGAAGAAGATGGCGGAGGACAAGTACCAGCCGCACCCCACGCTCGAGAAGGCGATCGACATCCTCTTCATCCTGCACGCCGACCACGAGCAGAACTGCTCGACCAGCGCGATGCGCGCGGTGGGCAGCTCGGAAGTGGATCCGTACTCGGCCGTGGCTGCGGCGAGCGCGGCGCTCTACGGCCCGCTGCACGGCGGCGCCAACGAGGCCGTGCTGCGCATGCTCAAGAGCATCGGCAGCAAGAGCAACGTGGCCGACTTCATCGCCAAGGTGAAGGGCGGCGAGGGCTCGCGCCTGATGGGCTTCGGCCACCGCGTGTACAAGAACTACGACCCGCGCGCGAAGCTCATCAAGAAGCTCGCCGACGAGGTGTTCGACGTCACCGGCAAGAACCCGCTCCTCGACATCGCCCTCGAGCTCGAGAAGGTGGCGCTGAACGACGAGTACTTCGTGAAGCGGAAGCTCTACCCAAACGTGGACTTCTACTCGGGCCTCATCTACGAGGCGATCGGCATTCCGGTCGACATGTTCCCCGTCATGTTCGCCATCCCCCGCACCGCCGGCTGGCTCGCGCAGTGGGAGGAGATGACGCTCGACGACGAGCAGAAGATCGCCCGCCCCCGCCAGATCTACACGGGCGCTCGCAAGCGCGACTACGTGCCCATGGCCAAGCGCTAG
- a CDS encoding carbohydrate kinase has translation MPTPDLDVVSFGEALVDLLPDSRGKLRDCERFEVHSGGAPANVAVGLARQGKRVAFAGVVGNDEFGHLLSRKLTNEGIETHLRLSDDARTGMWFVALDERGDRSFFTPTGANSADKLVREADLPDALLARTRWLHVGSSAHVLPEAQPALRDAVARAHARNIFVSFDPNLRLHLWRDVRDLQALVRDVFPRCSVVKLSLEEIELCTGATNPEGAASWLVDRGVQLACITLGADGALLQRGKESWRVPSPAVDVVDTTGAGDGFVAGLLAELGDAGPTAASPAIDAAARHACTVGAQVCTRLGAVAGLPTRNPLAARALKR, from the coding sequence ATGCCCACTCCAGACCTCGACGTCGTCAGCTTCGGCGAGGCGCTCGTGGACCTGTTGCCCGACAGCCGCGGCAAGCTCCGCGACTGTGAGCGCTTCGAGGTCCACTCGGGCGGCGCGCCGGCGAACGTCGCGGTGGGCCTGGCGCGCCAGGGCAAGCGCGTGGCGTTCGCGGGCGTGGTGGGCAACGACGAGTTCGGCCACCTGCTCTCACGCAAGCTCACCAACGAAGGCATCGAGACGCACCTGCGCCTCTCCGACGACGCGCGCACCGGCATGTGGTTCGTGGCCCTCGACGAGCGCGGCGACCGCAGCTTCTTCACACCCACCGGCGCCAACAGCGCCGACAAGCTCGTCCGCGAAGCCGATCTGCCGGACGCCCTGCTCGCCCGCACGCGCTGGCTGCACGTGGGCTCGTCGGCGCACGTGCTGCCCGAGGCCCAGCCGGCGCTCCGGGATGCCGTCGCGCGCGCGCACGCACGAAACATTTTCGTTTCATTCGATCCGAACCTCCGCTTGCACCTCTGGCGCGACGTGCGCGACCTCCAGGCGCTCGTGCGCGACGTGTTTCCGCGCTGCAGCGTGGTGAAGCTCTCGCTCGAGGAGATCGAGCTCTGCACCGGCGCGACGAATCCGGAAGGCGCCGCGTCGTGGCTCGTGGATCGCGGGGTTCAGCTCGCCTGCATCACCCTGGGCGCCGATGGCGCGCTGCTCCAACGCGGGAAAGAGAGCTGGCGCGTGCCTTCACCCGCCGTCGACGTGGTGGATACCACCGGCGCAGGCGATGGCTTCGTCGCTGGGCTGCTCGCCGAGCTGGGCGACGCCGGCCCCACCGCGGCCTCCCCGGCAATCGACGCGGCCGCGCGCCATGCCTGCACCGTCGGCGCGCAGGTGTGCACGCGGCTGGGCGCCGTCGCAGGCTTGCCAACGCGCAACCCATTGGCAGCTCGCGCGTTGAAGCGTTGA
- the typA gene encoding translational GTPase TypA, producing the protein MIDRQKIRNVAIVAHVDHGKTTLVDFLLRQAGTFRSNEAVTDRVMDSNDLEREKGITIMAKNTAVNFRGHKINIVDTPGHADFGGEVERALRLVDGVLLLVDAAEGPLPQTRFVLSKAMSLGLPSVLVINKIDRHDARPREVLDAVYSLYIDLGADEKQLEFPVIYAIAREGKASTRLEVPGTSLEPLFEAILSHVPPPPEGEVKELQMLVDNLDYDDYVGRLAIGRINSGVLREGMEIGNVREGGKLEKGKIVKIYTFDGLKRAETKEAGAGEIVCVAGLENISIGDTFTDPENPKPLPRIEVDQPTMSMVFRVNDGPFAGREGKYVTSRNLRERLMREQYRNVSIRVEETDTPDAFKVVGRGELQLAVIVETMRREGYELTVSNPEPITKIVDGVENEPMERMVCDVPDVAVGVVTERMGPRKGRMVDMAPLGSGRTRLQFRVPARGLLGFRNEFLTITRGEGIMSSQFDGYEPWMGGIPKRTNGAIIADRTGEAVAYAIFKLQDRGAFFVNPGVEVYQGMILGEHSHPNDIDVNVCREKKLTNIRAAGRDENIMLTPPRDMGLEKALEWIGNDELVEVTPKNIRLRKKSLNVTDRYRMERDKKRELGLIE; encoded by the coding sequence ATGATCGATCGTCAGAAGATTCGGAACGTGGCCATCGTGGCGCACGTCGACCACGGGAAGACCACCCTGGTGGACTTCCTCCTCCGCCAGGCGGGTACCTTCCGCTCGAACGAGGCCGTCACCGACCGGGTGATGGACTCCAACGACCTGGAGCGCGAGAAGGGCATCACCATCATGGCCAAGAACACGGCCGTGAACTTCCGCGGGCACAAGATCAACATCGTCGACACGCCCGGTCACGCGGACTTCGGCGGTGAGGTCGAGCGCGCGCTCCGCCTCGTGGACGGCGTGCTGCTCCTCGTGGACGCGGCCGAAGGCCCGCTCCCCCAGACGCGCTTCGTGCTCAGCAAGGCCATGAGCCTCGGCCTGCCGAGCGTGCTGGTGATCAACAAGATCGACCGCCACGACGCCCGCCCGCGCGAGGTGCTCGACGCGGTGTACTCGCTCTACATCGACCTCGGCGCCGACGAGAAGCAGCTCGAGTTCCCCGTCATCTACGCCATCGCCCGCGAAGGCAAGGCCAGCACGCGACTCGAAGTTCCGGGCACCAGCCTGGAGCCGCTCTTCGAGGCCATCCTCAGCCACGTCCCGCCGCCGCCGGAGGGCGAGGTCAAAGAGCTGCAGATGCTCGTCGACAACCTCGACTACGACGACTACGTCGGGCGACTGGCGATCGGCCGCATCAACAGCGGCGTGCTCCGCGAGGGCATGGAGATCGGCAACGTCCGCGAGGGCGGCAAGCTCGAGAAGGGAAAGATCGTGAAGATCTATACCTTCGATGGCTTGAAGCGCGCCGAGACCAAGGAAGCCGGCGCGGGCGAGATCGTCTGCGTGGCCGGCCTGGAGAACATCTCCATCGGCGACACCTTCACCGATCCCGAGAATCCGAAGCCGCTGCCGCGCATCGAGGTGGATCAGCCCACCATGTCGATGGTGTTCCGCGTGAACGACGGTCCGTTCGCGGGCCGCGAGGGCAAGTACGTCACCAGCCGCAACCTGCGCGAGCGCTTGATGCGCGAGCAGTATCGAAACGTGTCGATTCGCGTCGAAGAGACCGACACGCCCGACGCGTTCAAGGTCGTGGGCCGCGGCGAATTGCAGCTCGCGGTGATCGTGGAGACGATGCGCCGCGAAGGCTATGAGCTCACTGTCTCCAACCCGGAGCCGATCACCAAGATCGTCGACGGCGTGGAGAACGAGCCCATGGAGCGCATGGTCTGCGACGTGCCCGATGTGGCGGTGGGTGTGGTGACCGAGCGCATGGGTCCGCGCAAGGGCCGCATGGTGGACATGGCGCCGCTCGGCTCCGGCCGCACGCGCTTGCAGTTCCGCGTGCCCGCACGCGGCTTGCTCGGGTTCCGCAACGAGTTCCTCACCATCACGCGTGGTGAGGGGATCATGTCGAGCCAGTTCGACGGCTATGAGCCGTGGATGGGCGGCATCCCCAAGCGCACCAACGGCGCGATCATCGCGGACCGCACGGGCGAGGCGGTGGCGTACGCCATCTTCAAGCTGCAGGACCGCGGCGCGTTCTTCGTGAACCCGGGCGTCGAGGTGTACCAGGGGATGATCCTGGGCGAGCACAGCCACCCGAACGACATCGACGTGAACGTGTGCCGCGAGAAGAAGCTCACCAACATCCGCGCCGCCGGCCGCGACGAGAACATCATGCTCACGCCGCCGCGCGACATGGGTCTCGAGAAGGCGCTGGAGTGGATTGGCAACGACGAGCTCGTCGAGGTCACGCCGAAGAACATCCGCCTGCGCAAGAAGAGCCTGAACGTGACCGATCGCTACCGCATGGAGCGCGACAAGAAGCGCGAGCTCGGGCTCATCGAGTAG
- a CDS encoding HAMP domain-containing histidine kinase, whose amino-acid sequence MSRAMGAVIEERGSVESGRARVDAARLLGFLGALTPFCLFFGLALVGFSLLHAHERSIALAGAAVLLHAVSCLWGRRLVRRGRPGAAVVLLTYGSIAVAVIVASLIPEIYPVAAVVPLAALAFSVPYAYGQGGVMRLAPLTSWGAALLVTAIGTLRPQTLAPHLFWIGFEVVGMAVVAGPTILLVLRFGARLREDLSELQRIAAENARLFANAEQAVRARDEFLSVAGHELRTPVAALNLQVQNLRLALQPALGSDARIPDRLSKVDRSLGRLTALIDDVLDVSRITAGRLQLSLEDVDLAALVRDVVARQLETGRSPAPTVEVGVPQRLVGRWDRLRLDQVVSNLVSNALKYGGDKPVHVRVEELGGVARLTVRDEGIGIPRERQAAIFGRFERAVSERNYGGFGLGLWISRECVAALGGEIRFESEVGKGTTFIVELPVGELASDSAGLQPVG is encoded by the coding sequence GTGTCGCGCGCCATGGGGGCCGTCATCGAAGAGCGAGGCTCGGTGGAGTCTGGGCGCGCGCGCGTCGACGCGGCGCGGCTCCTGGGCTTTCTAGGCGCGCTCACGCCGTTCTGCCTCTTCTTCGGCCTGGCGCTGGTGGGCTTCTCGTTGCTCCACGCGCACGAGCGGAGCATCGCACTGGCAGGCGCGGCCGTCCTGCTCCACGCGGTGAGCTGCCTCTGGGGACGTCGGTTGGTTCGGCGAGGTCGGCCTGGCGCGGCGGTGGTCCTGCTCACCTATGGGTCGATCGCCGTGGCGGTGATCGTCGCCAGCCTGATCCCGGAAATCTATCCCGTGGCGGCAGTGGTTCCGCTCGCGGCGCTGGCATTCTCGGTGCCGTACGCGTACGGCCAGGGCGGCGTGATGCGGCTCGCACCGCTGACCTCGTGGGGGGCGGCGCTGTTGGTCACGGCCATCGGCACGCTCCGGCCGCAGACGCTGGCGCCGCACCTGTTCTGGATTGGCTTCGAGGTGGTGGGCATGGCCGTGGTGGCCGGGCCGACCATCTTGCTCGTGCTGCGCTTTGGTGCGCGGCTTCGCGAGGACCTCTCGGAGCTGCAGCGCATCGCCGCCGAGAACGCGCGGCTCTTCGCCAATGCCGAGCAGGCCGTGCGCGCGCGCGACGAGTTCCTGTCGGTCGCCGGGCACGAGCTGCGCACGCCGGTGGCGGCGCTGAACCTCCAGGTGCAGAACCTGAGGCTCGCGCTGCAGCCGGCGCTCGGGAGCGATGCACGCATCCCCGATCGGCTCTCGAAGGTGGATCGCAGCCTGGGCCGGCTCACGGCGCTCATCGACGACGTGCTCGACGTCTCGCGCATCACCGCCGGGCGCCTGCAGCTCTCGCTCGAGGACGTGGACCTCGCGGCGCTGGTTCGCGATGTGGTGGCGCGGCAGCTCGAGACCGGCCGCTCGCCGGCGCCGACCGTCGAGGTTGGCGTGCCCCAACGGCTCGTGGGCCGGTGGGATCGGCTGCGGCTGGATCAGGTGGTGTCGAACCTGGTCTCGAACGCGCTGAAGTATGGCGGCGACAAGCCCGTGCACGTGCGCGTGGAGGAGCTCGGCGGCGTGGCGCGGCTCACGGTGCGCGACGAGGGCATCGGCATCCCGCGTGAGCGGCAGGCGGCGATCTTCGGCCGGTTCGAGCGCGCGGTGTCGGAGCGCAACTACGGCGGGTTCGGACTCGGGTTGTGGATCAGCCGCGAGTGCGTGGCCGCGCTGGGTGGCGAGATCCGCTTCGAGAGCGAGGTCGGGAAGGGCACCACGTTCATCGTGGAGCTGCCTGTCGGCGAGCTCGCGAGCGACTCGGCCGGGCTCCAGCCCGTGGGCTGA
- a CDS encoding ester cyclase, whose protein sequence is MPSDFIQKVIDTYNSHEIQRFDALLTDDCVLVRNGEGAVGRDAVKKVLAKLYAAFPDITYRIEDVITSGDKVALRWLGEATHRGAYLGVPATGRSIRYGGITVFERAGERISRIWVSADMLDLMRKLTSMPVTRPEARA, encoded by the coding sequence ATGCCATCCGACTTCATCCAGAAGGTCATCGACACCTACAACAGCCACGAGATCCAGCGCTTCGACGCCTTGCTCACCGACGACTGCGTGCTCGTCCGCAACGGCGAGGGCGCGGTCGGCCGCGACGCGGTCAAGAAGGTGCTCGCCAAGCTCTACGCTGCGTTCCCGGACATCACCTACCGCATCGAGGACGTCATCACGTCGGGCGACAAGGTGGCGCTCCGCTGGCTGGGCGAGGCCACGCACCGCGGCGCGTACCTCGGCGTGCCAGCGACGGGCCGCTCGATCCGCTATGGCGGGATCACGGTCTTCGAGCGCGCCGGCGAGCGCATCTCGCGCATCTGGGTCAGCGCCGACATGCTCGACCTCATGCGCAAGCTCACGTCCATGCCGGTCACGCGGCCAGAAGCGCGAGCCTGA